The following are encoded together in the Xanthobacter autotrophicus Py2 genome:
- a CDS encoding diguanylate cyclase/phosphodiesterase (TIGRFAM: diguanylate cyclase~PFAM: GGDEF domain containing protein; EAL domain protein~KEGG: pfo:Pfl_2709 putative diguanylate cyclase/phosphodiesterase (GGDEF & EAL domains) with PAS/PAC sensor(s)), protein MSDADDGARGPWKSEYLALHDPVTSLPNRLLMTEFLAGALSSPQETRRMLAVFCIDLDNFHHFNEMFGLDAGDLILAETARRIRRCVRDHDLVARVDADTFIIVATGVGDAKAVDGLTRRLQSALNAPIGMSSGAVAYPLVNMGIALAPLDAEDAEGLVRCAELALEQAKADGPGTCSYFADDVNEEMSGRRTLEGDLRRAIVSDEFVLLFQPRCDARTLKLLGVEALIRWDHPQLGLLTPDAFVPIAEKSGLVIPIGEWVLRKACDTISRLPELNVSVNVSVVQFRNDALVNTVDAVLKSTRVAPERLELEITESVLIENAEKALEVLEGLKNLGVRLSMDDFGTGYSSLGYLRTFPFDALKIDRRFVGDLDNSKGALAIVQAILGLGRALGMQVVAEGVETESQLAILRADSCDEVQGFFLGHPMTEEALLAFIADRRLAS, encoded by the coding sequence GTGAGCGACGCCGACGATGGAGCGCGTGGACCCTGGAAATCGGAATATCTTGCCCTGCACGACCCGGTGACCAGCCTGCCCAATCGCCTCTTGATGACCGAGTTCCTCGCCGGCGCGCTCAGCTCGCCGCAGGAAACCCGGCGGATGTTGGCCGTTTTCTGCATCGACCTCGATAATTTCCACCATTTCAACGAGATGTTCGGCCTGGACGCGGGTGACCTCATCCTCGCCGAGACCGCGCGGCGGATCCGCCGGTGCGTGCGCGACCATGACCTGGTGGCGCGGGTGGATGCCGACACCTTCATCATCGTCGCCACCGGTGTCGGGGATGCGAAGGCGGTGGACGGCCTGACCCGACGGCTTCAGTCGGCCCTGAACGCGCCCATCGGCATGTCGTCCGGCGCGGTGGCCTACCCGCTGGTCAACATGGGCATCGCCCTCGCCCCGCTCGATGCGGAGGATGCCGAGGGTCTCGTGCGCTGCGCCGAGTTGGCGCTGGAGCAGGCCAAGGCCGACGGTCCCGGCACCTGTTCCTACTTCGCCGACGATGTGAACGAGGAGATGAGCGGACGGCGGACGCTGGAAGGCGACCTCAGGCGGGCCATCGTATCCGACGAGTTCGTGCTGCTGTTCCAGCCGCGCTGCGACGCGCGGACGCTGAAGCTGCTCGGGGTGGAGGCCCTGATCCGCTGGGACCATCCCCAGCTGGGGTTGCTGACCCCCGACGCGTTCGTCCCCATCGCCGAGAAGAGCGGCCTCGTCATTCCCATCGGCGAATGGGTGCTGCGCAAGGCGTGCGACACCATCTCCCGCCTGCCGGAGCTGAACGTCTCCGTCAACGTCTCGGTGGTGCAGTTCCGCAATGATGCGCTCGTCAACACGGTGGATGCGGTGCTCAAAAGCACCCGCGTTGCGCCGGAGCGGCTTGAGCTCGAAATCACCGAGAGCGTACTGATCGAGAATGCCGAGAAGGCGCTTGAGGTGCTGGAGGGCCTGAAAAACCTGGGCGTGCGCCTGTCCATGGACGATTTCGGCACCGGCTATTCATCGCTGGGCTATCTGCGGACCTTCCCGTTCGACGCCCTGAAGATCGATCGGCGCTTTGTCGGCGACCTGGACAATTCCAAGGGCGCGCTTGCCATCGTGCAGGCGATCCTGGGCCTTGGGCGCGCGCTCGGCATGCAGGTGGTGGCGGAAGGGGTGGAGACGGAGAGCCAGCTCGCCATTCTCAGGGCCGATTCCTGCGACGAGGTCCAGGGCTTCTTCCTGGGCCATCCCATGACCGAAGAGGCGTTGCTCGCCTTTATCGCCGACCGCCGGCTGGCGAGCTGA
- a CDS encoding GCN5-related N-acetyltransferase (PFAM: GCN5-related N-acetyltransferase; CoA-binding domain protein; ATP-grasp domain protein~KEGG: csa:Csal_1092 GCN5-related N-acetyltransferase): MTTRNLDALFHPRAIALVGASNRPGSIGAVIARNLFEAGFEGPILTVNPKERAIRSSLNYASVADLPIAVDLAVVAAPPDTVPAIITQLGEKGCRAAVVLRAGYGPGEQIETAQQRQAMLDAARPYLLRVLGPNGLGFISTRPHINASIAHLMPAKGDVAFVSQSGAMTSAVLDWAHTRGFGFSHVVSLGESADVDFGDMLDYLALDNTTRAILLYVEHVKDARKFMSAGRIAARSKPVIVIKAGRGAAGARAAQSHTGVLAGSDLVYDAAFRRAGMLRVHELRELFEAVSTLAAGIKLTGDRLTILTNGGGAGVVAVDAVEGIPGRLGVLKPETVEALDKIIPVSWARANPVDIVDDADGARYGAALKVLLADKGADAVLVLNCPSSVADSGQAADAVITVLETRMRAPVLTCWLGETAAAGARRRFAARRIPTYETPDEAVRAFGHLVSYQRNQTQLMETPPARTFEDPDRAKARELVEKVLGEGRSALSEVEAKTVLCAYDIPVVETRVAATPEDAGRCAAEIGWPVVVKVLSHDLTHKSDVGGVRLDLRSSAAVEDACRAIIASVAEKRPGAHIAGFTVQAMVRRPNAQELIAGIAYDKTFGPVVLFGQGGTAVEVIGDRAVALPPLNGVLAREMIERTRVAKLLAGYRDHPPADMGAVAGTLVKLAELLADLPQIAELDINPLLADENGVIALDARIVVHETRVEGTDRFAIKPYPSSEVFELALTDGSKVALRPIRPEDEPALVDLVHRSDPQDVRMRFLGSVKDFPHLMAARLSQIDYDREMAFVAIEPNGDTCGVVRIISDPDNEAAEYAIMVRSDMKGKGLGYQLMTEILAHARKRGLKTVFGDVLRENGPMLHLAEDLGFKVTAGSEDPTVMRVVLDLSATPAPAGAGAGAGL, translated from the coding sequence ATGACCACGCGCAATCTTGACGCCCTGTTCCACCCCCGCGCCATCGCCCTCGTGGGCGCCAGCAACCGACCCGGCAGCATCGGAGCGGTGATCGCGCGCAACCTGTTCGAGGCCGGGTTCGAGGGGCCGATCCTTACGGTCAATCCGAAGGAGCGCGCCATCCGCTCCTCCCTCAACTATGCCTCGGTGGCGGACCTGCCCATTGCGGTGGACCTCGCCGTGGTGGCCGCCCCGCCGGATACCGTGCCCGCCATCATCACACAGCTGGGCGAGAAGGGGTGCCGCGCCGCGGTGGTGCTGCGCGCCGGCTACGGCCCGGGCGAGCAGATCGAGACCGCGCAACAGCGGCAGGCGATGCTGGATGCGGCGCGGCCTTACCTCCTGCGTGTGCTGGGGCCGAACGGGCTCGGCTTCATCTCCACCCGGCCCCACATCAACGCGAGCATCGCCCACCTGATGCCGGCCAAGGGCGACGTGGCCTTCGTCAGCCAGTCCGGGGCGATGACCTCGGCGGTGCTGGACTGGGCCCACACCCGCGGCTTCGGCTTCTCCCACGTCGTCTCGCTGGGCGAGAGCGCGGACGTGGATTTCGGCGACATGCTCGACTATCTCGCCCTCGACAACACCACCCGCGCCATCCTGCTCTATGTCGAGCACGTGAAGGATGCCCGCAAGTTCATGTCGGCGGGGCGCATCGCGGCGCGGTCCAAGCCGGTCATCGTCATCAAGGCCGGGCGTGGCGCCGCCGGCGCCCGGGCGGCGCAGTCCCACACCGGGGTGTTGGCCGGCAGCGACCTCGTCTATGACGCGGCCTTCCGCCGCGCCGGCATGCTGCGCGTGCACGAGCTGCGAGAGCTGTTCGAGGCGGTGTCCACCCTCGCGGCGGGTATCAAGCTCACCGGCGACCGCCTCACCATCCTCACCAATGGCGGCGGCGCGGGCGTGGTGGCGGTGGATGCGGTGGAGGGCATTCCCGGCCGCCTCGGCGTCCTGAAGCCGGAGACGGTGGAGGCGCTCGACAAGATCATTCCGGTGTCGTGGGCGCGCGCCAACCCGGTGGACATCGTGGACGACGCTGACGGCGCCCGCTACGGCGCCGCCCTGAAGGTGCTGCTCGCCGACAAGGGGGCGGATGCGGTTCTGGTGCTCAATTGTCCATCTTCGGTGGCCGACAGTGGTCAGGCCGCCGACGCGGTGATCACGGTACTGGAGACGCGCATGCGCGCGCCGGTCCTTACCTGCTGGCTCGGCGAAACGGCGGCGGCCGGCGCCCGGCGCCGCTTCGCCGCCCGGCGGATCCCCACCTATGAGACCCCGGACGAGGCAGTGCGCGCCTTCGGCCACCTGGTCTCCTACCAGCGCAACCAGACCCAGCTCATGGAGACGCCCCCGGCGCGCACCTTCGAGGACCCCGACCGGGCCAAGGCGCGCGAACTGGTGGAGAAGGTGCTGGGCGAAGGCCGCAGCGCCCTCTCCGAAGTGGAGGCGAAGACGGTGCTCTGCGCCTACGACATTCCGGTGGTGGAGACGCGGGTGGCCGCGACGCCGGAGGATGCCGGCCGCTGCGCCGCTGAGATCGGCTGGCCGGTGGTGGTGAAGGTGCTGTCCCACGACCTCACCCACAAGTCCGACGTGGGCGGCGTGCGACTCGATTTGCGCAGCTCCGCCGCGGTGGAGGACGCCTGCCGCGCCATTATCGCCTCGGTGGCCGAGAAGCGGCCCGGAGCGCACATCGCCGGCTTCACGGTGCAGGCTATGGTGCGCCGGCCGAACGCCCAGGAGCTGATCGCCGGCATCGCCTATGACAAGACCTTCGGCCCGGTGGTGCTATTCGGCCAGGGCGGTACCGCGGTGGAGGTGATCGGCGACCGCGCCGTGGCCCTACCGCCGCTCAACGGCGTCCTCGCCCGCGAGATGATCGAGCGCACCCGCGTCGCCAAGCTGCTCGCTGGCTACCGCGACCATCCGCCCGCCGACATGGGCGCGGTGGCCGGGACCCTGGTGAAGCTCGCGGAGCTGCTCGCCGACCTGCCGCAGATCGCCGAGCTGGACATCAACCCCCTGCTCGCCGACGAGAACGGCGTCATCGCCCTCGACGCCCGCATCGTGGTGCATGAGACGCGGGTGGAGGGCACCGACCGCTTCGCCATCAAGCCCTATCCCTCCAGCGAGGTGTTCGAACTGGCGCTGACCGACGGGTCCAAGGTGGCGCTCCGGCCGATCCGGCCCGAGGACGAGCCGGCCCTCGTGGATCTCGTTCACCGCTCCGACCCGCAGGACGTGCGCATGCGCTTCCTGGGCTCGGTGAAGGATTTTCCCCACCTCATGGCGGCCCGCCTGTCCCAGATCGACTACGACCGGGAGATGGCGTTCGTGGCCATCGAGCCGAACGGCGATACCTGCGGCGTGGTGCGCATCATCTCCGATCCCGACAACGAGGCGGCCGAATACGCCATCATGGTGCGCTCGGACATGAAGGGCAAAGGCCTCGGCTACCAGCTGATGACCGAGATCCTCGCTCATGCGCGCAAGCGCGGCCTGAAGACGGTGTTCGGCGACGTGCTGCGCGAGAATGGGCCCATGCTGCACCTGGCCGAGGACCTGGGGTTCAAGGTCACGGCCGGCAGCGAGGATCCCACGGTGATGCGGGTGGTCCTCGACCTCAGCGCCACCCCCGCGCCGGCTGGCGCGGGTGCCGGTGCCGGGCTCTAG
- a CDS encoding response regulator receiver protein (PFAM: response regulator receiver~KEGG: nwi:Nwi_1027 response regulator receiver) has product MIVSNEAPGFVVHVVDDDPAVCNSLKFALEVDGFNVRTYAGSADVLAAELSHGGCMIVDYNLPGLNGLDLLRELDRRDVHLPAFLITSNPALHVRSRATAQGVAIIEKPLLGNQLSEAVRDSFARSGRC; this is encoded by the coding sequence ATGATCGTGTCCAACGAGGCGCCTGGCTTCGTCGTCCATGTGGTGGATGACGATCCGGCGGTTTGCAACTCGCTGAAGTTCGCGCTTGAAGTCGATGGCTTCAACGTGCGGACCTATGCCGGTTCGGCGGATGTGCTCGCGGCCGAGCTGTCCCACGGCGGCTGCATGATCGTGGACTACAATCTGCCCGGCCTGAACGGCCTCGACCTGCTGCGCGAGCTGGACCGGCGCGACGTGCATCTTCCGGCCTTCCTCATCACCAGCAATCCCGCCCTGCATGTGCGCAGCCGCGCCACCGCCCAGGGCGTGGCCATCATCGAGAAACCCCTCCTTGGCAACCAGCTCAGCGAGGCCGTGCGCGACAGTTTCGCGCGTTCGGGCCGGTGCTGA
- a CDS encoding response regulator receiver protein (PFAM: regulatory protein LuxR; response regulator receiver; Sigma-70 region 4 type 2~KEGG: swi:Swit_5293 response regulator receiver protein) — MTDARMSAVIHVIDDDEAVRESLAFLLATAGHTVHTHASARHFLDAGMPAADPSMSCIITDVRMPDMTGIDLLQHLQEKGSTVPVIVVTGHGDVPLAVEAMKLGAADFLEKPFDDVAILDTVKSALARREKAYQHDALREQVSERIAALSQRERQVLECLVVGQANKTIAYELGISPRTVEVYRANVMTKMKAQSLSELVRMALLAGISPKAA; from the coding sequence ATGACTGATGCACGGATGTCTGCGGTGATCCATGTCATCGATGACGACGAGGCCGTGCGCGAGTCGCTGGCTTTCCTTCTCGCCACCGCCGGCCACACGGTGCACACCCACGCCTCGGCCCGGCATTTCCTGGACGCCGGCATGCCGGCCGCCGACCCGTCCATGAGCTGCATCATCACCGACGTGCGCATGCCGGACATGACCGGCATCGACTTGCTGCAGCATTTGCAGGAGAAGGGCTCCACCGTGCCGGTGATCGTCGTCACCGGCCATGGCGACGTGCCGCTGGCGGTGGAGGCCATGAAGCTCGGTGCCGCCGACTTCCTGGAGAAGCCGTTCGACGATGTGGCCATCCTCGATACGGTGAAGTCCGCGCTGGCGCGGCGCGAGAAGGCCTACCAGCATGATGCGCTGCGCGAGCAGGTCTCGGAGCGCATCGCCGCCTTGTCCCAGCGCGAGCGCCAGGTGCTGGAATGCCTTGTGGTGGGCCAGGCCAACAAGACCATCGCCTACGAGCTTGGCATCAGCCCCCGCACCGTGGAAGTCTATCGCGCCAACGTGATGACCAAGATGAAGGCGCAGAGCCTGTCCGAGCTGGTGCGCATGGCGCTGCTGGCGGGCATCTCGCCCAAGGCGGCATAG
- a CDS encoding multi-sensor signal transduction histidine kinase (TIGRFAM: PAS sensor protein~PFAM: ATP-binding region ATPase domain protein; histidine kinase A domain protein; PAS fold-4 domain protein; PAS fold domain protein~SMART: PAS domain containing protein~KEGG: swi:Swit_5294 PAS/PAC sensor signal transduction histidine kinase): protein MDSVVSDTAARRPAGRAAWPDALVGGAVALLVLGLDVVVGFPPFRAEGLMLQLAGVMLVSGRGLVAGGSALAVAIAGGGALALVTGARNSGGAFDPATLALFIAVGLGIAVLGERLRRTRLDAAARNRDLLAREAHLSSILDTVPDAMVVIDERGIMRSFSSAAERLFGYTAAEAVGQNVSILMPTPHREAHDGYLARYHTTGERRIIGVGRVVVGERKDGSTFPMELAVGEMRSASERFFTGFIRDLTERQETEARLQELQAELVHISRLTAMGEMASTLAHELNQPLSAIANYIKGSRRLLDAGTVKVEMLQGALEKAGEQALRAGQIIRRLRDFVSRGESERRVESLSKLVEEASALALVGAKEHGIQVRFHYDPRCDLVLADKVQVQQVLLNLMRNALEAMMEAPRRQLLVKTEAAEDDMVMISVSDTGLGISTEVAPQLFTPFVTTKKHGMGVGLSISRTIIEGHGGRIWAEPNPEGGAVFRFTLRAVGEEAALHD from the coding sequence ATGGACAGCGTGGTGAGCGATACGGCCGCAAGGCGCCCGGCAGGGCGCGCCGCATGGCCTGATGCCCTGGTCGGCGGCGCGGTGGCGCTTCTCGTCCTCGGGCTCGACGTGGTGGTCGGCTTCCCGCCGTTCCGGGCCGAGGGGCTGATGCTCCAGCTCGCCGGCGTGATGCTGGTGAGCGGGCGGGGGCTGGTCGCCGGCGGCAGCGCGCTGGCGGTGGCCATCGCGGGCGGGGGTGCGCTCGCTCTCGTCACCGGAGCGCGAAACTCCGGTGGCGCCTTCGATCCGGCGACACTGGCCCTGTTCATCGCTGTGGGGCTGGGCATCGCCGTGCTCGGCGAGCGGCTGCGCCGCACGAGGCTCGATGCCGCCGCCCGCAACCGCGACCTGCTGGCCCGCGAGGCGCACCTCTCCTCCATCCTCGACACCGTGCCCGACGCCATGGTGGTGATCGACGAGCGCGGCATCATGCGCTCCTTCTCCAGCGCGGCCGAGCGCCTGTTCGGCTACACGGCGGCGGAGGCGGTGGGGCAGAACGTCTCGATCCTCATGCCCACGCCCCATCGGGAGGCCCACGACGGCTATCTCGCGCGCTACCACACTACCGGGGAGCGTCGCATCATCGGCGTCGGCCGGGTGGTGGTGGGCGAGCGCAAGGACGGCTCCACCTTTCCCATGGAGCTGGCGGTGGGCGAGATGCGCTCCGCCAGCGAGCGCTTCTTCACCGGTTTCATCCGCGACCTGACCGAGCGGCAGGAGACCGAGGCGCGCCTGCAGGAACTGCAGGCCGAGCTGGTCCACATCTCCCGCCTCACCGCCATGGGCGAGATGGCGTCCACGCTCGCCCACGAGCTGAACCAGCCGCTTTCCGCCATCGCCAACTATATCAAGGGCTCGCGGCGCCTTTTGGATGCCGGTACCGTCAAGGTGGAGATGCTGCAGGGGGCGCTGGAAAAGGCCGGGGAGCAGGCCTTGCGCGCCGGCCAGATCATCCGCCGCCTGCGCGACTTCGTCTCCCGCGGGGAGAGTGAGCGACGGGTGGAGAGCCTGTCCAAGCTGGTCGAGGAGGCGAGTGCCCTCGCCCTGGTCGGCGCCAAGGAACACGGTATCCAGGTGCGCTTTCACTATGATCCCAGGTGCGACCTCGTGCTTGCCGACAAAGTGCAGGTCCAGCAGGTATTGCTGAACTTGATGCGCAACGCCCTGGAGGCAATGATGGAGGCGCCGCGGCGCCAGCTTCTGGTGAAGACCGAGGCGGCGGAGGACGATATGGTGATGATCAGCGTCTCGGATACGGGCCTCGGCATCTCGACCGAGGTTGCACCGCAGCTGTTCACACCCTTTGTCACCACCAAGAAGCACGGGATGGGGGTGGGGCTATCCATTTCCCGCACCATCATCGAGGGCCATGGCGGCCGCATCTGGGCCGAGCCCAACCCGGAGGGCGGCGCGGTGTTCCGCTTCACCCTGCGCGCCGTTGGCGAGGAGGCGGCGCTTCATGACTGA
- a CDS encoding putative transcriptional regulator, Crp/Fnr family (PFAM: cyclic nucleotide-binding; regulatory protein Crp~KEGG: fixK; transcriptional regulator, Crp family; K01420   CRP/FNR family transcriptional regulator, anaerobic   regulatory protein), with product MPSPAAAIAQKAYAHPMTAPRWGDEAESRSPIDVVARLGIVASYARNAEIFGEDQPADHLYIVLSGAVRICKLLGDGRRQIETFCLAGDVFGWEMEPRHRFSAEAVSECKVVRVKRSILFSRAADDAELAHALWALTASELGRAQSHLLVLGRKTAQERVATFLLDMAARAGSGQGTSGIEVTLPMSRQDIADFLGLTIETVSRTLTHLEEISAIALPSSRRVVLRDGAALRRLNS from the coding sequence ATGCCGAGCCCCGCTGCAGCGATCGCCCAGAAGGCTTACGCTCACCCCATGACCGCTCCGCGCTGGGGCGACGAGGCCGAGAGCCGCTCCCCCATCGATGTGGTGGCCCGCCTCGGTATCGTGGCTTCATATGCCCGCAACGCTGAGATCTTCGGCGAAGATCAGCCCGCCGACCATCTCTACATCGTTCTGTCGGGCGCCGTGCGCATCTGCAAGCTGCTCGGCGACGGACGCCGCCAGATCGAGACCTTCTGCCTCGCCGGCGACGTGTTCGGCTGGGAGATGGAGCCCCGCCACCGCTTCTCCGCCGAGGCCGTGAGCGAATGCAAGGTGGTGCGCGTCAAGCGGAGCATCCTGTTCTCCCGCGCCGCCGATGACGCCGAGCTGGCCCATGCCCTGTGGGCGCTGACCGCCTCCGAGCTTGGCCGGGCGCAGTCCCATCTTCTGGTGCTCGGCCGCAAGACCGCGCAGGAGCGGGTCGCCACCTTCCTGCTCGACATGGCGGCGCGCGCCGGCTCCGGCCAGGGCACGAGCGGAATCGAGGTGACGCTGCCCATGTCGCGTCAGGACATCGCCGACTTCCTCGGCCTCACCATCGAGACGGTGTCGCGGACCCTGACCCATCTCGAGGAGATTTCGGCCATCGCCCTTCCCTCTTCCCGCCGCGTCGTGTTGCGCGACGGAGCAGCGCTGCGGCGCCTGAATTCCTGA
- a CDS encoding oxygen-independent coproporphyrinogen III oxidase (KEGG: rde:RD1_1696 oxygen-independent coproporphyrinogen III oxidase~TIGRFAM: oxygen-independent coproporphyrinogen III oxidase~PFAM: Radical SAM domain protein; HemN domain protein~SMART: Elongator protein 3/MiaB/NifB) encodes MTQASSCPAPKLDAATLLARYGQPVPRYTSYPTAPHFSPAVDAATYASWLAAVPGDARVSAYVHVPFCAELCLYCGCQTAVARSRAPVKAYAERLVEEIGLVARHLPGRLKLSHLHFGGGTPTMLADEDFAAILGALRETFDFAPDAEIAIEIDPRVMDADKVATLAREGFNRASLGVQDFDPAVQQAIGRHQSCEETQAVADALRAAGIAALNLDLMYGLPHQDEASVRRTVEAALGLDPDRIAVFGYAHVPWMKKHQALIPEDALPGAGARLAQAELVADVLAAHGYVPVGLDHFARASDAMAERAAAGTLKRNFQGYTTDDAPVLIGFGASAIGALPQGYVQNLPATPQWHKAVEAGALPIARGIALTDEDRLRRHVIERLMCDLAVDLDEACMQHGFPRGFFADEIHALEPLIADGLAWRHGAVVEVPEASRPFTRVVCAVFDTRLMASRAAAPEQKRHAAAV; translated from the coding sequence ATGACCCAAGCTTCCTCCTGCCCCGCCCCCAAGCTTGATGCCGCAACCCTCCTTGCCCGCTACGGGCAGCCGGTGCCGCGCTATACGAGCTACCCCACCGCCCCCCATTTCTCCCCCGCCGTCGATGCCGCGACCTATGCCTCGTGGCTCGCTGCCGTGCCGGGGGATGCACGCGTGTCGGCCTATGTGCATGTGCCGTTCTGCGCCGAGCTGTGCCTCTATTGCGGCTGCCAGACCGCGGTGGCCCGCAGCCGCGCGCCGGTGAAGGCTTATGCGGAGCGCCTGGTGGAGGAGATCGGCCTTGTGGCCCGTCACCTGCCGGGCCGATTGAAGCTGTCGCACCTGCATTTCGGCGGCGGCACGCCCACCATGCTCGCGGATGAGGACTTCGCCGCCATTCTGGGCGCGTTGCGCGAGACCTTCGATTTCGCCCCGGACGCCGAGATCGCTATCGAGATCGACCCCCGCGTGATGGATGCGGACAAGGTGGCGACGCTGGCCCGCGAGGGCTTCAACCGCGCCAGCCTCGGCGTGCAGGATTTCGATCCCGCCGTGCAGCAGGCCATCGGCCGCCACCAGTCGTGCGAGGAGACGCAGGCGGTGGCGGATGCCCTGCGCGCCGCCGGCATCGCCGCCCTCAACCTCGACCTCATGTACGGCCTGCCCCATCAGGACGAAGCTTCCGTCCGCCGCACGGTGGAGGCGGCTCTCGGCCTCGACCCGGATCGGATCGCCGTGTTCGGCTATGCCCATGTGCCGTGGATGAAGAAGCATCAGGCCCTGATCCCGGAAGACGCGTTGCCCGGCGCCGGTGCGCGCCTGGCGCAGGCGGAACTGGTGGCGGACGTGCTCGCCGCCCATGGCTACGTGCCGGTGGGGCTCGACCATTTCGCCCGCGCCTCGGACGCCATGGCGGAACGGGCGGCGGCAGGGACGCTGAAGCGCAATTTTCAGGGCTACACCACCGATGACGCCCCGGTGCTGATCGGCTTCGGCGCGTCCGCCATCGGCGCGCTGCCGCAGGGCTATGTGCAGAACCTGCCCGCCACGCCCCAGTGGCACAAGGCGGTGGAGGCCGGCGCCCTTCCCATCGCGCGCGGCATCGCGCTGACCGACGAGGACCGGCTGCGCCGCCACGTCATCGAGCGGCTGATGTGCGACCTCGCGGTGGATCTGGATGAGGCCTGCATGCAGCACGGCTTCCCGCGCGGCTTCTTCGCCGACGAGATTCACGCCCTGGAGCCGCTGATCGCCGACGGTCTCGCATGGCGCCACGGCGCGGTGGTGGAGGTGCCGGAGGCGAGCCGCCCCTTCACCCGAGTGGTCTGCGCCGTGTTCGACACGCGCCTCATGGCAAGCCGGGCCGCGGCCCCGGAGCAGAAGCGCCACGCCGCGGCGGTCTGA